ATAATCCCAAAGGGATGAAAACAAACtctaacatccataataccaaacAAGCAAGGGTTTAATGCCTTTCTAGTTCAAATAAACATGAATAAGATATAAGCATCATATTTTTTGATATTTTAAAGTTATTTTCTCCCTTTAAGTAATCCTAGGAGATCATGGAAGTTAACATACAAGGTAGATTAAAAAAGAAACAGAGGTGTACATGAACAAGTTATTTTTTCAAGctttaatttcattcttttgaagCCAGTTTTTATTTGATGATCACTTAACCATTTCAGAGATACTCATATCACTTTCAAGTTACCAATTGGACTAGGACTTAACTAATGATTAATGAACACAAGAAACAGGCTTACTTTAGGACTTTAAGCAGTTTTAGATGATAAGCATATGACAGCCACTCACAAAAACTAACCAGGTAATCCACACTCTATTAAGAACCACCCAACAACTAGAGGGTAAACCAAGTAACCACAGGACCAAAAGATATTCAGGAACCTCAGAAACAACAACTAaatgtctcaaaaaaaaaaattcctttacAGCCTTTTAAGACTAACATATGAGGCAATAAACAAGatccaaagtaaacacacaaCTCATTTTAACCTAGAAACCTTAATATTCAATAGTTAATTGCTAAAGAATCGTTCTTTTCCCTTTTTAAACTTCATTATACCCACATTATATCATGGCAGCCTTAAACTTTTAATGAAacagtaaccaaacaagacttgTACCAAAAAGATTTAAAATCACATATAAATAGATACACACACTATGTTCTTTAAATGGGATCTTAAAATGACTTTAGAATCACATATAGACAGACAATgcatcaaacaaattgaaacaataaATATGGAAAAAGCTAGAATAGGATAATACCTTTCTatggggcaaccaaaagatcaaaacaAGAGAGATTATATCACAACTTCAGCACCAACACTTAAGCCCTTGGAAATCAACCTTTTCTTTGGAAACTTTTCTTTTACTAATATATCTAAAGTAGTCTAAATAGAATACATGTTTTGTAGTGATCTTGTATATCTAGTTGTGATATGGTATAGTATATATCTCTGTATATAGGTGGTATATTTGttgaatatttgtaatatatttgGAGATAAGAAGGATTTTTACTTTGGATTTTCTCAAAAAACCCCAAAAGGAAGAAGACACCTCTTATGACCACTTCTTTCTATTTataggaatagaaataggtctaAGGGATAAAAAATGGAAAGGAAAAACCATTCACCAccgaattcccccccccccccccccccctcagttTTAAAAAGGTTAAATTCAATCCCCCTTCTATTTTAAGTTAAAATAAAACTAAGTATTAAAATACGCGTATAACTTAAATAAAAATAGGTATTTAGGCAGATTAAAGTTTAAAACTCGTAAATTTAaaaatattagcttcaaaacaagcctaatattgatatagtttcgGAGAATATTTAAATATGTGAAAAATGCGGTCCAAATGAACAGTAATTCATGCGCCGTCTTAATTAAAAATATTCCCGAGTTAAACAGAGCAGGatacacattttttttaattatatttatgaaagtaaataaatcgtaattttcttgcaattatcaatttttacagaataataattaaacgtcaatttttgcaatttccTCAGAATTTTTGTAATTTTAATTTTTGACGAGCATCCTTGCTCCGCCTTTGACTCGgaaattttgagaattaaaatacgcgtcttaggtagtgaaaattaggtgtcaacacgcGCAATAGTATAATTAACACGGGTTTAAACCGAAGTGCTCTTCTCATTACATTTGTATCGTACAAACAGCCGTGGGACAACTAATTTGATATTTTTCTGCCTTTTCTGTAGTAAATAAACTAGTGGGGCACCATTCATtcgatcgtttggcccttacaataGGTCCAGTGCAGAAATTTCAAAAAATACAAAATGTCTGGCCTCGTTGAGCTATATTGAACCTTTTGAGGGTATGGTACTCCCCTAGTATTTGTGTTTGAAGTATGAGAAGAAAAACACTATTTGTTGATGCTAGGCAGTGCCCAGTCCCCAACACTTGGTTGTTGTTCGATTATGAAAGTAACACACTGCacattgttgcctcattaaaaacctttccGGAAAACCCACTTAGGGATAAAACCGAGCTAagagaaaaagagtgcaacacgtgttttcagacctaattctAGCCTCTTTAAATTTTCTCCAGTTTGTACCTGCAAGGGTTAAATGAGCAATATTAAAGAATTCACAGAGGGTGAGTGAttcataccttagcaatagtatcttTCCAGGTACGCCACGTTCCAATTATTTTGTAGCTTTTGGCTATCTTCTGATTCTAGTTGGTACGAGCCTTTACCAGTTATCCAAGTTACAATGTACGGTccctcccagttcggacccagcttcTCCTTGTAGGGATTTTTGGTGTGTAAAGTGACCTTCCGTAGGACCAAGTCCCCGACTTGGAAGTGTCGAAGATTTGCTCTTTGGTTATAATATTTTCCCTTCCGTTGCTTCTGTGTTGCTAAACGGACCAACGCAGTCTCGCAAAGTTCATCCGTTAAGTCGAGTTTCACAGCCATGGCCTCGTTGTTCGATTCTTCCGTTACATACTGAAATTTTAGACTCGATTCCCCAACTTCAATAGGAATTAAAGCTTCAGCGCAATGGTGTTTCGCCGGTGCTTGACCTTGAGGTCGTCCTATAAGCCCATAGTACTTCTGGCAAAACCTTTTTCCACCTGCCCTTGGACTCATCCAATCGTTTCCTTAGCAACTGAATGATCATTTTTTTTGTTGACTCTGCTTATCCGTTTGCACTTGGATGATATGgagttgacataatcttcttGATTTTCAATCCTTCGAGAAAATCATTGACCATGTTTCCAATGAACTGTCGTCCATTGTGGCACGTTATCTCGGTGGGAATACCAAatcgacagatgatgtgatctcAAATGAAGTTGATAACTTCCTTTTCCCTGACTTTCTCGAAAGCCTGCGCTTcgacccatttagaaaaatagtcagtcataaacaataTGAAACGAACCTTACCAGGTGCCCAAGGTAAACGGCCAACTATGTCCATTCCTCATTTCATGAACGGCCATGGAGATAATACCGGATGCATCAATTTCCCCGATTGATGGATCATCGGAGCATACCTTTGACATTCATCGCACTTTCGAACGAAGTTCTTCCCATCCTCTTCCATATGGTCCCAATAATAACCGGCCTGAATTAATTTTTGAACCAATAATTCTGCTATGGAATGCTTACCGCAAGTCCCCTCGTGGACTTCACGCATGACCCAATCAGTTTCTCCAGGCCCCAAACACCTATCCAAAAGGACGTAAAATGATAGTCGATACAACTTGCTTTGACCAAGCAATACCTTGCAGCTTTGGCTCGAAGAGCCCTACATTCCTTAGGATCCGTGGGCAGTTTCCCATCTTCGTGATAATtaatgtacttgttgcgccagtCCCAAGTCAAGCTTGTTGTGTTTACCTCGGCATGGCTGCTTTCTACCGCTGAGTTCATCAGTTGAACAACCGTTCCTGAATTAAATTCCTCCGCTCCTACTGACGAACCCAATTTGGCCAATGCATCAGATTCATTGTTCTGCTCCCTTGGGACATGTTGCATCGTCCATTCTTTGAACTTTTGAACTGATGTAATattacttggattttttccaagtACTTCTGCATTCTCTAGTCTTTAACTTCGAAGTCCCCGTTTATTTGATTAACAACcagaagcgagtcgcactttgcttcgATGATCTCTGCTCCCAAACTTCTAGCTAGTTCTAAtcttgcaatcatagcctcatatttGGCCttattgttagtcaattttatgGTCCTTATGGACTGTCGAATGATATCACCTGTTGGAGCCTTAAgtacgattcctagcccggaccCTTTCACGTTCGATGCTCCGTCCGTGTGTAAGGTCCAGACCCTCAAAGTTTTTCCCGAGGTTAACAAGAGTTCTTTTTCTACCTCAGGAACTATTGCGGGTGTAAAGTCTGCTACGAAGTATACCAATATTTGAGACTTTATAGCCGTTCTAGGTTTATACTCGATGTCATAACCACTAATTTCTACCGCCCATTTTACCAGACAACTCTGGCTTATGCATGACGTTTTTTAGCAGGTATGTGGTTACTACGCATAtagggtggcattgaaaataaggttttaacTTCCAAGATGCACTTAACAAGGCTAAAGCCAATTTTTTCCAAGTGAGGATATCGtttctccgcatcccccaaagttctacttacataataaattAAGAATTGCGTACCTTTCTCTTCTCGAatcaaaacgccacttaccgcgaCCTCGGACACTGCCAGGTACAATTATAGCTGTTCatctgccttcggtgtgtgcagcaaggGTGGGCTTGATAAGTATTGCTTTAACTCCTCCAAAGCTCGCTAACACTTCGTTGTCCACACGAAGTCGTTTTTCTTCTTCAGCAAAGAGAAGAACCGATGAATTCTATTCAAAGATTGGGAGATGAACCTGCTCAGAGCTGCAATCCACCCGGTTAACCTTTGGAATACTTTTACGGCGTCGACCACTTTGATGTCTTTAATGGACTTAATTTTGTCTAGATTGATTTCGATTCCCCGATTTGAAACCATGAAGCCCAAGAATTTACCTGAGCCCACTCCGAAGGCGCATTTTTcagggttcagcttcatgttatacttgcgcaATATAttgaaagtttcctgcaaatgatctaaatggtcctctgtttccagggacttaactagtATATCATTAATATAAacctccattgttttccctatttgttcttcgaacattcggttaactaggcgttgataagttgCTCCAATGTTTCTTAGTCCGAAAGGCATTACGCTGtagcagtaagtcccatatctAGTTATGAAAaaagttttctcttggtcctccgggtTCATCCGAATCTGGTTATACCTAGAGCGAGAATCAAGAAAACTTAGCATTTCATGCCCTGCCATTGCATTGGTCATTTGATCGATGTGGggcaaaggaaatgaatccttcaggTGTACCTtatttaaatctttataatctatgcacattctaaaattattaccttttttaggcacaactactacgttagctaaccAATCCGGGTATTTAACTTCCCGGATGGAACGTATTTTTAAAATCTTTGCTACCTCCTCCTTGATGAATTTATGTTTGACTTCGGCCATTGGTCTTcgtttctgcttcaccggggtgAAATTTTTATCAAGACTTAGCCTGTGCGTCGTCAGCTCTAGtggaatacctgtcatgtctaaatgggaccatgcaaaacaatcggcgttagcttgaagaaattcaattaatttgcgcctgagctccggggtcaacctcgtgcccaggtatacctttctatcagGAAGATGAATGAACAAGATAATTTGTTCTAATTCCTCCACGATTGAGTTAGTTGCGTCCGATTCGTCTGGTTGTACGAACGACCTTAAAATGCCGAAATCATCTTCCTCGAAGTCTGTCATCTCGTCATTTTTAGGACTGACCGGGCCCAAGTCCTGTGATTGCTATTTAGTACTTTTGCCTCTATTCAAATCTTCTGCAACCTTGGGTGCGGGTGACTTCGGTACGGGAGTTGTTTTTTCAACTGCAAACATATCTTTTGATGTCGGTTGCTCTCCGTGGATTATTTTTATTCCCTCAGGGGTTGGAAACTTCAGCATTTGGTGTAAAGTCGAGGGTACTGCCCTCATGTTATGTACTCATGGTCTGCCAAATAATGTGTTGTACCTCATTTCACCATCAATGATatagaattgtgtatgttgaatAGTCCCGGCGGCATTCACTGGCAGAGTGATCTCTCATTTCGTTGTTTCATATGCCATGTTGAACCCGTTAAGGAGCCGGGATACTGGTACAATTTGGTCCAACAGACCCAGCTGCTCCACCACTTTCCAACGGATAATGTTGGCCgaactacctggatcaatcaaaatacgtttaacctgagaTTTATTTATAAGGACAGAAATTACCAAACCATCATTGTGatgttgaatgatgccctccatGTCTTTATCGTTGAAGGAAACGAATCCCTCCGGTACATAATCTCTGGTTCTTTTTTGCCGACTGATCGAGACCTTCATTTTCTTCATCATTGGACCTCGGGAAATTTCTACTCCTCCAATAATCATGTTGATCACGTGTTGAGGTTTTGCCGGTTCAGCCTTCTTGATTGCTTCCTTGTTTTTGTAATGCCCTTTTGCTCGGTCACTCAAAAATTCACGTAAGTGAccgttcttcagtaaccgggcaaCTTCATCCCTTAGTTGTCGGCAATCCTCCGTTCGGTGACCATGAGTACCATGATAGTCGCATAACATATTCGGATCCCGTTGGGCAGGGTCGGTCCGAAGCGGCCTTGGTCACCTTGCATCCTAAGTGTGGCCAATAGCAGAAACAATACCGGCAACATCGACATTAAAGTTGTATTCGGATAACCTCGGGCTCTTGCCCGTGTTAGGTGTCCCAACGGGGTTGTTCCAGAATTGCAAACCTCTGTTCCGGGAACCGCGATCATTTCGCCTGTCATTTCTTACCAAATTCTGGTTGTGGCCAATTCTTCCTCTATTTGTCCTAAAGCTGGACCTATCAGACTGGCCGTATGGCTGATATTGGTCCTTCGATGGTTCAACTCTGTTTTCATCACCTTTTTAGCCTCTCCGTATTTTTTTGTTTCGGCTTGCCGAACCTAAGGGAAGCTCGAGTTGATCATCCCCCACTCGAATTTTGGACTCGTACCTgttatggacatcggcccatgttaTTGCTTCATACTCTAAGAAATTTTCCTTTAGTTTGAATGAGGCGTCAGAGCTATGAGGATTGAGTCCCTTAGTGAAAGCTTGGGCTGCCCACTCATCAAGAACTGGGGGCAACAACATTCTTTTCTTCTGAAACCTTGTTACGAATTCACGGAGTAATTCGTTGTCCTTTTGGGCTATTCTGAATATGTCAGCCTTCCTCGCTTGGACCTTCCGAGCCCCAGCATGAGATTTCACAAAAGCATCTCAAAAGAGTTAATAGAGTGTTCGGAAGCATACAATGCCATGTTATTACCCTTTTAGATAATGTGTCGCTGAACTTCTTCAATAGCACCGACTCAACTTCATCTTCTTCGAGATCATTGTCGTTTATGGTGAAGGTATAAGAAGTCAAGTGTTCTTGCGGATCCGTTGTTCCATCATACTTAGAGATATCCAACATCTTAAAATTCTTCGTGATTAACTTCAGGGCTGCACTCGGTAGGAAAGGCCTCCGGATATAACGTTTGGAATCTAGCTCGGATAAAATTGGTGGGGCTTTGGGGATCTGGTCCACTCGAGAGTTGTAGTTCTCTACCTTCTTCTCATTGGTGTCGATCCATTTGGTCAGTGCCTCGAGCTTTTTTAAGACCTCGGATGACCCACTAGCACCTGACTTGTTGCAATTGTCAATTACTCTATCTTTCTCA
The nucleotide sequence above comes from Lycium barbarum isolate Lr01 chromosome 3, ASM1917538v2, whole genome shotgun sequence. Encoded proteins:
- the LOC132630711 gene encoding uncharacterized protein LOC132630711, which codes for MLCDYHGTHGHRTEDCRQLRDEVARLLKNGHLREFLSDRAKGHYKNKEAIKKAEPAKPQHVINMIIGGVEISRGPMMKKMKVSISRQKRTRDYVPEGFVSFNDKDMEGIIQHHNDGLVISVLINKSQVKRILIDPGSSANIIRWKVVEQLGLLDQIVPVSRLLNGFNMAYETTK